The following coding sequences lie in one Flavobacterium sp. 20NA77.7 genomic window:
- a CDS encoding cytochrome c oxidase subunit 3 — MELTAQELYERKARSYKLLLLFGMVSILMIFAGFTSAYVVSKSRPDWLKDFTLPSAFIWSTVALLISSISFHFALKAIKSGNHKQTSSLLVTTLALGLTFVFLQFKGFEQVIDQGYFFTGSYSNVTTSFLYIVVLVHILHLLGGIISLLIVIYNHFKQKYNASQCLGIELSAYYWHFMDFIWIYLFLFFYFFK, encoded by the coding sequence ATGGAATTAACTGCACAAGAACTTTACGAAAGAAAGGCAAGAAGCTACAAGTTATTATTGCTTTTTGGAATGGTCAGTATTTTAATGATTTTTGCTGGTTTTACAAGTGCTTATGTGGTAAGTAAGTCAAGACCAGATTGGTTAAAAGATTTTACATTACCAAGTGCATTTATTTGGAGTACAGTCGCGTTACTAATAAGTAGCATTTCCTTTCATTTTGCACTTAAAGCTATTAAATCAGGTAACCATAAACAAACAAGCAGCCTGTTAGTAACTACATTGGCTTTGGGATTAACCTTTGTTTTTTTACAATTTAAAGGATTCGAACAAGTTATTGATCAAGGGTATTTTTTTACAGGAAGCTATAGTAATGTAACAACTTCTTTTTTATATATTGTTGTTTTAGTACATATTCTACACCTATTAGGAGGTATAATTTCACTTTTAATTGTAATTTATAATCATTTTAAACAAAAATACAATGCCTCGCAATGTCTTGGTATTGAGCTAAGTGCGTATTATTGGCACTTTATGGATTTTATTTGGATTTACTTGTTTTTATTTTTCTATTTTTTCAAATAG
- the cyoE gene encoding heme o synthase produces MEQIKNKTTFFTDFKEITKAGLAISVVFSSLVGYLLGFSQNHPFSWITLLLLAVGGYCMVGASNVFNQVIEKDLDALMERTKNRPLPSGRMSINKALTFGFILTCIGLIILYSINPKTAMFGAISIFMYVSLYTPLKTLTPLSVFVGAFPGAIPFMLGWVAATGSFGIEAGTLFLIQFFWQFPHFWAIGWFLYDDYEKAGFFMLPTGKRDSKTAIQIILYTFWLIVASVLPVFGFTGRLTLSGVGVLAVLMLGIWMLFYALKLYKNRDVISAKKLMLVSVTYITLLQIIYVIDKFI; encoded by the coding sequence TTGGAACAAATAAAAAATAAGACCACATTTTTCACTGATTTTAAAGAAATAACAAAAGCAGGTTTAGCTATTAGCGTTGTTTTTTCATCTTTAGTGGGTTACTTATTAGGCTTTTCTCAAAATCATCCTTTTAGTTGGATTACACTGCTGCTTTTGGCTGTTGGAGGGTATTGTATGGTGGGTGCGTCAAATGTTTTCAATCAAGTAATAGAAAAAGACTTAGACGCTTTAATGGAGCGAACTAAAAACAGACCTTTACCATCGGGTAGAATGTCAATTAATAAAGCATTAACATTTGGGTTTATATTGACATGTATTGGGTTAATTATTCTTTATAGCATTAATCCAAAGACGGCTATGTTTGGAGCTATTTCTATATTCATGTACGTTAGCTTATATACGCCATTAAAAACACTTACTCCGTTGTCAGTTTTTGTAGGGGCATTTCCTGGCGCTATTCCATTTATGTTGGGCTGGGTAGCGGCTACTGGAAGTTTTGGTATAGAAGCAGGAACCTTATTTTTAATTCAATTTTTTTGGCAATTCCCACATTTTTGGGCTATTGGCTGGTTTTTATATGATGATTATGAAAAAGCAGGATTTTTCATGTTGCCAACAGGGAAAAGAGATTCAAAAACAGCCATACAAATCATTTTATATACATTTTGGCTTATTGTAGCTTCAGTATTACCTGTCTTTGGTTTTACAGGTAGGTTAACCTTGTCGGGAGTAGGGGTTTTGGCAGTACTTATGCTGGGAATATGGATGTTATTTTATGCTCTAAAATTATATAAAAATAGAGATGTAATTTCTGCAAAAAAATTGATGTTAGTTAGTGTAACTTACATAACTTTGCTACAAATTATTTATGTTATAGATAAATTTATTTAA
- the deoC gene encoding deoxyribose-phosphate aldolase, translating to MNIRNYLDSTYLKTALQAGVSEIENKKIALACTQEAINEKFKLVMIRPEYVQAAKEIIVAQNSHVLVGTVIGFHEGTATVHEKLNEAKKAIDNGVDELDYVVNFEAFKKGDTNTVKDEILQGTKLGLKHHKTVKWIIETAALDTHQIIQLSTLIKNIIISHFKESDFEKVFVKSSTGFYKTPEGIPNGATIEGITTMLENAFPLPVKASGGVRNLEDAMIMIQLGVKRIGTSNAKTIVDGLTSTEGY from the coding sequence ATGAATATTCGAAATTATTTAGATTCAACCTATTTAAAAACAGCCCTTCAAGCAGGAGTATCTGAAATTGAAAACAAAAAAATCGCGTTAGCTTGTACACAAGAAGCTATTAACGAAAAGTTTAAATTGGTTATGATACGACCTGAATATGTTCAAGCGGCTAAAGAAATTATAGTTGCTCAAAATTCGCATGTTTTAGTGGGAACTGTTATAGGGTTCCATGAAGGAACAGCTACTGTTCATGAAAAACTTAATGAAGCAAAAAAAGCTATTGATAATGGTGTGGATGAATTAGATTATGTAGTCAATTTTGAGGCTTTCAAAAAAGGAGATACGAATACGGTTAAAGATGAAATTTTACAAGGAACGAAATTAGGATTAAAACATCATAAAACTGTAAAATGGATAATTGAAACAGCCGCTTTAGATACGCACCAAATCATTCAGCTTTCAACCTTAATTAAAAATATAATTATTTCTCATTTTAAGGAAAGCGATTTTGAAAAAGTATTTGTAAAATCGTCAACGGGGTTCTATAAAACACCCGAAGGAATACCTAACGGGGCTACTATTGAAGGAATAACTACTATGCTCGAAAACGCTTTCCCTTTACCAGTAAAAGCGTCAGGAGGGGTTAGAAATTTAGAAGACGCCATGATAATGATTCAATTAGGTGTAAAAAGAATAGGTACATCTAATGCTAAAACCATAGTAGACGGTTTAACAAGTACTGAAGGATATTAA
- a CDS encoding VanZ family protein, whose translation MRTIKHLSARNFYLVVAIGWTALIFYLCLTESSNLPKIKIPFKDKFIHAVFYLVFVLLSYRSLHKKNKNGKSIAYICLGSLGLGIFIEVLQDQMTVSRTFDVYDIAANFSGTLLAILLIYIKKYITQKRVV comes from the coding sequence GTGAGGACTATAAAACACTTATCGGCGCGTAATTTTTATTTAGTAGTTGCTATTGGTTGGACAGCTTTAATTTTTTATTTATGTCTAACAGAATCTTCCAATTTACCAAAAATTAAAATTCCTTTTAAGGATAAATTTATACATGCTGTTTTTTATTTAGTATTTGTATTATTAAGTTACAGAAGCTTACATAAGAAAAATAAAAATGGAAAATCAATAGCATATATTTGTTTAGGATCTTTAGGCTTGGGAATTTTTATAGAAGTGTTACAAGACCAAATGACTGTTTCAAGAACTTTTGATGTATATGATATTGCAGCAAATTTTTCGGGAACATTACTTGCTATACTGCTGATTTATATTAAAAAATATATTACCCAAAAAAGAGTTGTTTGA
- the gcvH gene encoding glycine cleavage system protein GcvH — protein MNIPANLKYTKDHEWVSLEGDVATVGITDFAQRELGDIVYVEVETLDQTLEKDEVFGTVEAVKTVSDLFLPLSGEIIEFNEDLESNPETVNSDPYGAGWMVKVKVSNSAEWDLLLSSEDYKTLIGA, from the coding sequence ATGAACATACCTGCAAATTTAAAGTATACAAAAGATCACGAATGGGTTTCTTTGGAAGGAGATGTTGCAACAGTAGGAATTACTGATTTTGCACAGAGAGAATTAGGTGATATTGTATATGTAGAAGTAGAAACTTTAGATCAAACATTAGAAAAAGACGAAGTTTTTGGTACTGTAGAAGCAGTTAAAACCGTATCTGATTTGTTTTTACCATTATCTGGTGAAATCATTGAGTTTAATGAAGACTTAGAATCTAATCCTGAAACTGTAAACTCTGATCCTTATGGAGCAGGTTGGATGGTTAAAGTTAAAGTTTCTAACTCGGCAGAATGGGATTTATTATTGTCAAGTGAGGACTATAAAACACTTATCGGCGCGTAA